The proteins below come from a single Microtus pennsylvanicus isolate mMicPen1 chromosome 13, mMicPen1.hap1, whole genome shotgun sequence genomic window:
- the LOC142833888 gene encoding large ribosomal subunit protein eL43-like: protein MAKHTKKVGIVGKYGTRYGASLQKMVKKIEISQHAKYTCSFCGKTKMKRRAVGIWHCGSCMKTVADEAWTYKPTSAITVKSAIRRLKELKDQ, encoded by the coding sequence ATGGCTAAACACACCAAGAAGGTCGGGATTGTCGGGAAATACGGGACCCGCTATGGTGCCTCCCTCCAGAAAATggtgaagaaaattgaaatcagcCAGCACGCCAAGTACACGTGCTCCTTCTGTGGCAAGACCAAGATGAAGAGACGAGCCGTTGGCATCTGGCACTGTGGCTCCTGCATGAAGACAGTGGCTGATGAAGCCTGGACCTACAAACCCACTTCTGCCATCACAGTGAAGTCTGCCATCAGAAGACTGAAGGAACTGAAAGACCAGTAA